In the genome of Actinomadura graeca, one region contains:
- a CDS encoding tetratricopeptide repeat protein, with product MNVPAQHLFVGRRDELDELEAALLAPGGVVVAAVHGLGGIGKSTLAARYAAGRGGRWNPVWWITADAPQAVQAGLAALATALQPALGTVLALEEMAGWALEWLGCHSGWLLVLDNVTDPADIAAVMDRAAGGRVLVTSRLGQGWHRFGAQVVRLEVLTEDQAVDLLTRIATGVDTGVRAGLEGARELVGELGCLPLAVEQAAAFLHQNQMSARAYLDLLATSPARVYDQAAAGGQSGRTIARIWQITLGALARDAPLAGPILRILAWYAPQDVPRTLLEAIPAATAPPAAPRQRPVWRPGWRGRGLRWPRRRSRRLPAVPLADPADLQRALGALAAFNMITLDGETITVHRLVQALARTPDPADPHRQAADIDHARATATALLDQARPADALDPAGWPAWRLLLPHIDALAEHAPPGTDTATTSLLLNRTAAFLHNQGSEARAIYYFHRALVGRQRVLGEQHPYTLTSRNNLAGAYESVGDLGRAIPLFEQTLTDTERVLGEQHPYTLTSRNNLAYAYESVGDLGRAIPLFEQTLTDTERVLGEQHPDTLTSRNNLAYAYRAAGDLGRAIPLYEQTLTDRQRVLGEQHPDTLRSRNNLAYAYVSAGDLGRAIPLFEQTLTDTERVLGEQHPDTLTSRNNLAYAYESAGDLGRAIPLYEQTLTDRQRVLGEQHPDTLRSRNNLAGAYESVGDLGRAIALFEQTLTDTERVLGEQHPDTLRSRNNLAYAYESVGDLGRAIPLYEQTLTDRQRVLGEQHPDTLRSRNNLAYAYESVGDLGRAIPLYEQTLTDTERVLGAEHPTTRVVRGNLEAARRENSSQ from the coding sequence GTGAACGTGCCCGCGCAGCACCTGTTCGTCGGCCGCCGCGACGAGCTGGACGAGCTGGAGGCGGCGTTGCTGGCTCCCGGCGGGGTGGTGGTGGCCGCGGTGCACGGCCTGGGCGGGATCGGAAAATCCACCCTGGCCGCTCGCTACGCCGCCGGCCGCGGGGGCCGGTGGAACCCGGTGTGGTGGATCACCGCCGACGCCCCCCAGGCGGTACAGGCGGGTCTGGCCGCCCTGGCCACCGCGCTGCAGCCGGCGCTGGGCACTGTGCTGGCGCTGGAGGAGATGGCCGGGTGGGCGCTGGAGTGGCTGGGCTGCCACAGCGGATGGCTGCTGGTGCTGGACAACGTCACCGACCCCGCCGACATCGCCGCGGTGATGGACCGTGCCGCGGGCGGCCGGGTCCTGGTCACCAGCCGCCTGGGCCAGGGTTGGCACCGTTTCGGCGCCCAGGTGGTGCGGCTGGAGGTGCTGACCGAGGACCAGGCGGTGGACCTGCTCACCCGCATCGCCACAGGCGTGGACACCGGCGTGAGGGCGGGGCTGGAGGGTGCCAGGGAGCTGGTGGGGGAGTTGGGGTGCCTGCCGCTGGCCGTCGAGCAGGCGGCGGCGTTCCTGCACCAGAACCAGATGTCGGCGCGCGCGTATCTGGACCTGCTCGCCACCTCACCCGCCCGGGTGTACGACCAGGCCGCGGCGGGCGGGCAGAGCGGGCGGACGATCGCGCGGATCTGGCAGATCACCCTGGGCGCCCTCGCCCGGGACGCCCCGCTGGCGGGACCGATCTTGCGGATACTGGCCTGGTACGCACCCCAGGACGTCCCTCGCACCCTGCTGGAGGCCATCCCCGCCGCCACCGCCCCGCCGGCAGCACCCAGGCAAAGGCCTGTGTGGAGGCCTGGGTGGCGAGGGCGAGGGCTGCGGTGGCCGCGACGACGGTCACGGCGGTTACCGGCCGTGCCCCTGGCCGATCCTGCGGACCTGCAGCGGGCGCTGGGCGCTCTGGCCGCCTTTAACATGATCACCCTGGATGGTGAGACGATCACCGTGCACCGGCTGGTGCAGGCCCTGGCCCGCACCCCCGACCCGGCCGACCCGCACCGGCAGGCCGCCGACATCGACCACGCCCGCGCCACCGCCACCGCCCTGCTCGACCAGGCCCGCCCCGCCGACGCCCTGGATCCGGCGGGATGGCCGGCCTGGCGGCTGCTGCTGCCGCACATCGACGCCCTGGCCGAGCACGCACCCCCCGGCACCGACACCGCCACCACCAGCCTCCTGCTGAACCGCACCGCCGCCTTCCTGCACAACCAGGGGTCCGAGGCCCGCGCCATCTACTACTTTCACCGCGCCCTCGTGGGCCGGCAGCGGGTGCTGGGCGAGCAGCACCCCTACACTCTGACCTCTCGTAATAACCTTGCCGGCGCCTATGAGTCGGTGGGTGATCTGGGCCGGGCGATCCCGCTGTTCGAGCAGACCCTCACCGACACCGAGCGGGTGCTGGGCGAGCAGCACCCCTACACTCTGACCTCTCGTAATAACCTCGCCTACGCCTATGAGTCGGTGGGTGATCTGGGCCGGGCGATCCCGCTGTTCGAGCAGACCCTCACCGACACCGAGCGGGTGCTGGGCGAGCAGCACCCCGACACCCTGACCTCCCGCAACAACCTCGCCTACGCCTACCGGGCGGCGGGTGATCTGGGCCGGGCGATCCCGCTGTACGAGCAGACCCTCACCGACCGGCAGCGGGTGCTGGGCGAGCAGCACCCCGACACCCTGCGATCCCGCAACAACCTTGCCTACGCCTATGTGTCGGCGGGTGATCTGGGCCGGGCGATCCCGCTGTTCGAGCAGACCCTCACCGACACCGAGCGGGTGCTGGGCGAGCAGCACCCCGACACCCTGACCTCCCGCAACAACCTCGCCTACGCCTATGAGTCGGCGGGTGATCTGGGCCGGGCGATCCCGCTGTACGAGCAGACCCTCACCGACCGGCAGCGGGTGCTGGGCGAGCAGCACCCCGACACCCTGCGATCCCGCAACAACCTCGCTGGCGCCTATGAGTCGGTGGGTGATCTGGGCCGGGCGATCGCGCTGTTCGAGCAGACCCTTACCGACACCGAGCGGGTGCTGGGCGAGCAGCACCCCGACACCCTGCGATCCCGCAACAACCTTGCCTACGCCTATGAGTCGGTGGGTGATCTGGGCCGGGCGATCCCGCTGTACGAGCAGACCCTCACCGACCGGCAGCGGGTGCTGGGCGAGCAGCACCCCGACACCCTGCGATCCCGCAACAACCTTGCCTACGCCTATGAGTCGGTGGGTGATCTGGGCCGGGCGATCCCGCTGTACGAGCAGACCCTCACCGACACCGAGCGGGTACTGGGCGCCGAGCACCCAACGACCCGAGTGGTGCGCGGGAACCTGGAGGCGGCCAGGCGGGAGAACAGCAGCCAATGA
- a CDS encoding transposase, with amino-acid sequence MWIRDRLAGLCTDDDFAGWYPADGRRGLSPAVRCRIDWKYALGLELTDPGFDHSVLCEFRDRMAWGDRADGLLAVMVDRLVAAGLVKRRGGCGPIPRMCWRRCGG; translated from the coding sequence ATGTGGATCCGGGATCGGCTGGCGGGTCTGTGCACCGATGACGACTTCGCCGGCTGGTATCCGGCTGATGGGCGGCGGGGGTTGTCGCCGGCGGTGCGGTGCCGGATCGACTGGAAGTACGCGTTGGGGCTGGAGCTGACCGATCCGGGGTTCGATCATTCGGTGCTGTGTGAGTTCCGGGACCGGATGGCCTGGGGGGACCGGGCTGATGGGCTGCTGGCGGTGATGGTGGATCGGCTGGTGGCAGCCGGACTGGTCAAGCGGCGCGGCGGGTGCGGACCGATTCCACGCATGTGCTGGCGGCGGTGCGGCGGCTGA
- a CDS encoding transposase gives MRTDSTHVLAAVRRLNRAELVGETLRAALEELAAVGGEWLAGLVTAEWARRYHRPIRFERLPRGKDELAAWVLRVGADGMQILEAVYAAGAPRRLRELPKVQVLRQMWVQQYWREEDGSLAWRGPKTTRDRQSRRDTPRRRSAAAAVRGRPDPDSARVPWAGLEVLTPHDPQARYCRKGAATATSAGKAEWIGYRDHQSETCDGEGPNVIVHVVTRLAPEQDIDALEAIHQGLAARDLAPCEHLVDGGYVTPDAMHHAATRWGITLLGPVRADPRGAQRPGFTKADFHIDWQAHTLTCPRGVTSPPWKPATGDGRAYLSVLFPRKACRVCEDRLACTGNADGKGRHITLLPEPLQKIQTRARAEQQTLQWQARYAQRAGCEATVSETVHAHGLRRCRYRGLAKTHVQHVLTAAGTNIIRLAECYPPGTIPDRLSRPTSPFQQLCQRFHTPPAD, from the coding sequence GTGCGGACCGATTCCACGCATGTGCTGGCGGCGGTGCGGCGGCTGAACCGGGCCGAGCTGGTCGGTGAGACGCTGCGCGCCGCGCTTGAGGAACTGGCCGCCGTCGGCGGGGAATGGCTGGCCGGACTGGTCACGGCGGAATGGGCGCGGCGCTACCACCGCCCGATCCGCTTTGAACGGCTGCCCCGCGGCAAGGACGAACTGGCCGCATGGGTGCTGCGGGTCGGTGCCGACGGGATGCAGATCCTGGAGGCGGTGTATGCCGCCGGCGCTCCGCGGCGGCTGCGTGAGCTGCCCAAAGTGCAGGTACTGCGCCAGATGTGGGTACAGCAGTACTGGAGGGAAGAAGACGGCTCCCTGGCCTGGCGCGGGCCCAAGACCACCCGGGACCGGCAAAGCCGTCGCGATACCCCACGCCGCCGCTCTGCGGCTGCAGCGGTACGCGGACGGCCGGACCCGGACTCGGCCCGGGTTCCGTGGGCCGGGCTGGAGGTCCTCACCCCGCACGATCCCCAGGCCCGCTACTGCCGGAAGGGCGCAGCGACGGCCACATCTGCGGGCAAGGCCGAGTGGATCGGCTACCGCGACCATCAGAGCGAGACCTGCGACGGTGAGGGCCCGAATGTCATCGTGCACGTGGTGACCCGGCTGGCACCCGAGCAGGACATCGATGCCCTGGAGGCCATCCATCAGGGACTGGCCGCCCGCGACCTGGCGCCTTGCGAGCACCTGGTCGACGGCGGCTATGTCACTCCCGACGCCATGCACCACGCCGCCACGCGATGGGGCATCACGCTGCTCGGCCCCGTCCGGGCCGACCCGCGAGGCGCACAGCGGCCGGGCTTCACCAAGGCCGACTTCCACATCGACTGGCAGGCGCACACCCTGACCTGCCCACGCGGAGTGACCAGCCCGCCCTGGAAACCGGCCACCGGCGACGGTCGCGCATACCTGTCGGTGCTGTTCCCCCGCAAGGCCTGCCGGGTCTGCGAGGACCGCCTGGCCTGCACCGGCAACGCCGACGGCAAGGGACGCCACATCACCCTGCTGCCCGAGCCCCTGCAGAAGATCCAAACCCGCGCAAGAGCCGAGCAGCAGACGCTCCAATGGCAGGCCCGCTACGCACAGCGCGCCGGCTGTGAGGCCACCGTGTCAGAGACCGTCCATGCCCATGGCCTGCGCCGCTGCCGCTACCGCGGCCTGGCCAAGACCCACGTCCAGCACGTTCTCACCGCCGCCGGCACCAACATCATCCGGCTCGCCGAGTGCTACCCGCCCGGCACCATCCCCGACCGGCTCTCACGTCCGACCAGTCCATTCCAGCAGCTCTGCCAACGATTCCACACGCCACCGGCCGACTAA
- a CDS encoding LacI family DNA-binding transcriptional regulator, producing MAYSEKRGRGANAYYIARFSDGCGNWPTVKNADGETLRFKKKLDAQKAGEDAEAEVRKGRWYDPSAAQETFGAFTSRRYAELDLALSTMQNYRRHLENHLLPSFEHLTLHQLYREPERIEEWQRSKNAAGYKPNSVSSWRRTLHVFLGDAVEEGLIPGNPATRRPGRGKRAGRKAGRGPEKVITDDLRALLIAERASLLTGRDDELVMVLLGSYTGLRWAELVGLEVRYARPGSLRVERQLWEDDDGVFHAIPPKDDSYRDVDLPPWLSALLSAHIHRTAPEPCPCHGKRYVFRGADSARRRSGPVNTAEVARRAQVSVGTVSNVLNHPDRVAPATRDRVQAAIGALGLDRPAPATAPEGWAGAPHWRRSGFATWVFGPAASGWYPRKAPQPPRPVPLLADPWPGRPLRGRNAHGRAEACWTPLSAGLTPHGLRHSHRTMLEEDGIPPVLIDERMGHEDGSVQRRYTHVTAPMRRRLVGELTVRWEAALAARLALCPASPVPVLDELLRAWSQARERGRSQDRPTDLPQRGVPAFRARPRKRSWPASGRRDLNPRPLDPQDCGGTGLPRSPRIRALSARAAERALCRGVHGVWSPSGPQSGPCRGRRPALCGNPCRAAWLWAAHPRPVSCALARTPFLPAHPVCRRPALRATGPGPGVKVERPAGRTTLTPGSGLVISDRDGGRRDEQASISAFNHPRSPDLPRLIPESECPRRRLLVPVGRLCACLPLRAWVRRSAACPLAGVLLAPVGAGRCCGRRDRPEEAAARRTRAPAPGPSRLPRTVRASALQLRQLAAAPRRATRVGLMTYRNLSQGAACTGGARDLDEGSRGSGLAEVDHSSPPQTGRAAG from the coding sequence ATGGCCTACTCGGAGAAACGCGGTAGAGGAGCCAACGCCTACTACATCGCTCGCTTCAGCGACGGCTGCGGCAACTGGCCCACAGTGAAGAACGCCGACGGGGAGACCCTGCGGTTCAAGAAGAAGCTGGATGCGCAGAAGGCCGGCGAGGACGCCGAGGCCGAGGTGCGCAAGGGCCGGTGGTACGACCCCAGCGCAGCGCAGGAGACCTTCGGTGCGTTCACCAGCCGCCGGTACGCCGAGCTGGACCTGGCCCTGTCCACGATGCAGAACTACCGGCGCCACCTGGAGAACCACCTGCTCCCCTCCTTCGAGCACCTCACCTTGCACCAGCTCTACCGGGAGCCCGAGCGCATCGAGGAGTGGCAGCGGTCCAAGAACGCCGCCGGGTACAAGCCCAACAGCGTCAGCAGCTGGCGCCGCACCCTGCACGTCTTCCTCGGCGACGCCGTCGAGGAAGGCCTGATCCCGGGCAACCCGGCGACCCGGCGACCCGGCCGGGGCAAACGCGCGGGCCGCAAGGCCGGCCGCGGCCCCGAAAAGGTGATCACCGATGATCTGCGCGCCCTGCTGATCGCCGAGCGGGCGAGCCTGCTGACCGGCCGCGACGACGAGCTGGTGATGGTCCTGCTGGGCTCCTACACCGGGCTGCGCTGGGCCGAACTGGTCGGCCTGGAGGTGCGATACGCCCGGCCCGGCAGCCTGCGGGTCGAGCGGCAGCTGTGGGAGGACGACGACGGTGTCTTCCACGCCATCCCGCCCAAAGACGACTCCTACCGCGATGTCGACCTGCCCCCGTGGCTGTCGGCGCTGCTGTCAGCACACATCCACCGCACCGCACCCGAGCCCTGCCCCTGCCACGGCAAACGGTACGTCTTCCGCGGGGCGGACTCTGCGCGGCGGCGCAGCGGGCCGGTGAACACCGCCGAGGTGGCCAGGCGGGCGCAGGTCAGCGTCGGCACGGTCTCCAACGTCCTCAACCACCCCGACCGCGTCGCGCCCGCCACCCGGGACAGGGTGCAGGCGGCGATCGGCGCGCTGGGCCTTGACCGCCCCGCTCCGGCGACCGCGCCCGAGGGCTGGGCGGGGGCGCCGCACTGGCGCCGGTCAGGGTTCGCGACGTGGGTGTTCGGCCCGGCGGCGTCGGGCTGGTATCCCCGCAAGGCGCCGCAGCCGCCGCGGCCGGTGCCGCTGCTGGCCGACCCGTGGCCGGGCAGGCCGCTGCGGGGCCGCAACGCACACGGGCGGGCGGAGGCGTGCTGGACGCCGCTGTCGGCCGGGCTGACGCCGCACGGCCTGCGGCACTCACATCGGACGATGCTGGAGGAGGACGGGATTCCGCCGGTGCTGATCGACGAGCGGATGGGGCACGAGGACGGTTCGGTGCAGCGCCGCTACACCCATGTCACCGCGCCGATGCGCCGGCGTCTGGTGGGAGAGTTGACCGTGCGGTGGGAGGCGGCGCTGGCCGCGCGGCTGGCGCTGTGCCCGGCGTCGCCGGTGCCGGTGCTCGATGAGCTACTGCGTGCCTGGTCACAGGCACGGGAAAGGGGACGATCCCAAGATCGTCCCACAGATCTCCCACAGAGGGGTGTTCCTGCCTTCAGGGCCAGACCCCGAAAGCGGTCCTGGCCTGCGTCGGGACGGCGGGATTTGAACCCACGACCCCTTGACCCCCAGGACTGCGGGGGAACGGGTCTTCCCAGGTCACCGCGCATCCGGGCGCTATCAGCGCGTGCGGCGGAACGGGCTCTGTGCAGGGGCGTGCATGGCGTGTGGTCCCCAAGTGGTCCCCAGAGCGGCCCGTGTCGAGGGCGCCGTCCCGCGCTCTGCGGGAACCCGTGTCGTGCCGCGTGGCTCTGGGCCGCGCACCCTCGTCCTGTCTCGTGCGCGCTTGCGCGCACGCCCTTCCTGCCTGCTCATCCCGTCTGCCGTCGTCCCGCGCTCCGCGCTACCGGGCCAGGGCCAGGCGTCAAGGTGGAGCGCCCTGCCGGACGAACGACCTTGACGCCTGGTTCTGGTCTGGTGATCTCCGATCGGGACGGCGGCAGGCGGGATGAGCAGGCTTCTATCTCAGCCTTCAACCACCCGCGGTCTCCCGACCTGCCCCGGCTCATCCCAGAGTCAGAGTGCCCCCGCCGGAGGCTGCTTGTGCCGGTGGGGAGACTGTGCGCCTGCTTGCCGCTTCGCGCTTGGGTGCGTCGGTCGGCGGCTTGCCCGCTGGCTGGTGTGTTGCTGGCGCCGGTAGGCGCGGGGCGGTGCTGCGGCAGGCGGGACCGGCCCGAAGAGGCCGCAGCCCGCCGGACGCGGGCACCGGCCCCCGGACCATCCCGCCTGCCGCGAACCGTCCGAGCATCCGCGCTGCAACTCCGCCAGCTCGCTGCCGCCCCCCGACGCGCAACGCGCGTCGGCTTGATGACGTACAGAAACTTGTCACAGGGGGCCGCTTGCACAGGTGGGGCAAGGGACCTGGATGAGGGTTCGCGCGGGTCTGGCCTTGCCGAGGTGGACCACTCTTCCCCTCCCCAGACAGGTAGGGCAGCCGGGTAG
- a CDS encoding GntR family transcriptional regulator, translating to MSPQVERTPPPYVQIADHFRREIKDGRLTEGDRLPSIAEISQGWSVATATAAKALTQLRNEGFVQASSQGTYVSITHRQTTGPDRLQMLRATGNGYRPGEHAEILEAELTTASSEVAAALRIEENGQVIRRRRVYRDGHGVVTVSTSWLSGELAEAAPELLSTEPLPQMTFGLIEERTGRRVVRRRDIVTIKAVPEDIASILETEVGTPALTMTNHYWDQEGEPTEYAIDFLGSGRELSAEYSFD from the coding sequence GTGTCACCCCAGGTAGAGCGCACACCGCCGCCGTACGTACAGATCGCTGATCACTTCAGGCGGGAGATCAAAGACGGTCGACTCACAGAAGGCGACCGGCTTCCGTCCATCGCCGAGATCTCTCAGGGATGGTCCGTCGCCACCGCTACAGCAGCCAAAGCACTTACTCAGCTTCGCAATGAGGGCTTCGTGCAAGCCTCATCGCAGGGAACGTATGTTTCCATCACCCATCGCCAGACAACCGGCCCGGACCGGCTTCAGATGCTCCGCGCCACCGGCAACGGCTATCGCCCAGGCGAGCACGCAGAGATCCTAGAAGCGGAGCTGACCACAGCTTCGAGCGAGGTAGCGGCCGCTCTGAGGATCGAGGAGAACGGCCAAGTCATACGGCGACGCCGGGTCTACCGAGATGGCCACGGAGTCGTAACAGTCTCGACTTCCTGGCTCTCGGGAGAACTCGCCGAAGCAGCGCCGGAGCTCCTAAGCACCGAACCGCTCCCACAAATGACCTTTGGCTTGATCGAAGAGCGAACCGGGCGCCGGGTGGTTCGCCGACGTGACATCGTCACAATCAAGGCTGTACCCGAGGACATAGCATCGATCCTGGAGACAGAGGTCGGTACGCCAGCTCTGACCATGACCAATCACTATTGGGATCAAGAGGGCGAGCCAACGGAGTACGCCATCGACTTCCTGGGATCCGGACGCGAGCTATCCGCAGAGTACAGTTTCGACTAG
- a CDS encoding FtsK/SpoIIIE domain-containing protein: MPDFAPVEYVIAATPFAAAAGGVAWQRYAPHSFWYGVGYPLKAAQVYGTWHHVASGCGLTRRRRALRWSAEAFPGMAPVFRHRRRLGRVQIDKAPRLGVIRPTARGLRVPMRLHDGQTPDDVRAALDRLAHAWRVHAVRLHSWKPGRVTLLVTGADPLVDVDLADLSAGLLTVVPAVLETGEPFVMDFRAVPHWLITGATNSGKSTLINALIMGLTTQLASGEALTGEPAEYEGQGVALVGFDLKGGVEFTPYEARMSALATERADCLALLDQLIDIVRARMALCRRHRARNIWHPRISADVRPTPIVVLIDEIAELFLMADKSQKEEVTRAATALLRLAQISRAFGVYLVVCGQRVGSDLGSGVTALRSQLSGRICHRVNDEATAEMTLGDMDRAALAAARQIPANMPGVAVVIGSDGLWHRARSAYRTEEQAEDAAAFYAPLAPEWKTLLAEIDTAGELPELDAFESEFSDATTPI, from the coding sequence ATGCCGGATTTCGCTCCGGTGGAGTATGTCATCGCGGCTACACCGTTCGCGGCGGCGGCCGGTGGGGTGGCGTGGCAGCGGTACGCGCCGCATTCGTTCTGGTACGGCGTCGGCTACCCGCTGAAAGCCGCCCAGGTGTACGGCACGTGGCACCACGTGGCGTCCGGCTGCGGCCTGACCCGGCGGCGGCGTGCGCTGCGGTGGAGCGCTGAGGCGTTCCCCGGCATGGCGCCGGTCTTCCGTCATCGTCGAAGGCTGGGCCGTGTTCAGATCGACAAGGCTCCTCGACTGGGGGTGATCCGGCCGACCGCGCGCGGGCTCCGGGTGCCGATGCGGCTGCATGACGGTCAGACTCCCGATGATGTGCGGGCGGCGCTGGATCGGCTCGCGCACGCCTGGCGAGTCCATGCGGTGCGGCTGCATTCATGGAAGCCGGGTCGGGTCACGTTGCTGGTCACGGGCGCTGACCCGCTGGTGGATGTGGACTTGGCCGATCTATCGGCGGGCCTGCTGACGGTCGTTCCGGCGGTTCTGGAAACCGGCGAGCCGTTCGTGATGGACTTCCGCGCGGTTCCGCATTGGCTGATCACGGGCGCGACCAATTCGGGCAAGTCAACCCTGATCAACGCTCTGATCATGGGGTTGACGACACAGCTGGCGTCCGGGGAGGCGCTGACCGGTGAACCTGCCGAATACGAGGGTCAGGGCGTCGCGCTCGTGGGCTTTGACCTTAAGGGCGGGGTGGAGTTCACCCCCTATGAGGCGCGCATGTCGGCACTGGCGACGGAGCGGGCCGACTGCCTGGCGCTCCTGGATCAGTTGATTGACATCGTCCGTGCCCGGATGGCGTTGTGCCGTCGGCATCGTGCCCGCAACATCTGGCATCCGCGTATCTCGGCCGACGTGCGTCCGACTCCGATCGTGGTGCTGATCGATGAGATAGCCGAACTGTTCCTGATGGCCGACAAGTCACAGAAGGAAGAGGTCACCCGCGCGGCTACCGCGCTGCTGCGGCTCGCGCAGATCTCCCGCGCTTTCGGTGTCTACCTGGTGGTGTGCGGCCAGCGTGTCGGCTCCGACCTCGGCTCGGGAGTGACCGCGTTGCGTTCGCAGCTATCGGGACGGATCTGTCATCGCGTCAATGATGAAGCCACTGCTGAGATGACCCTTGGCGACATGGACAGGGCCGCGTTGGCTGCTGCCCGGCAGATCCCGGCGAACATGCCGGGCGTGGCGGTGGTGATCGGTTCCGATGGCCTATGGCACCGTGCCCGGTCGGCCTACCGCACCGAGGAACAGGCGGAGGATGCCGCCGCCTTCTACGCGCCGTTGGCGCCGGAGTGGAAGACCTTGCTCGCCGAAATCGACACGGCGGGCGAGCTGCCCGAGTTAGACGCGTTCGAATCCGAGTTCTCCGACGCCACGACGCCGATCTGA
- a CDS encoding DUF2637 domain-containing protein encodes MSRVRRLPGLLIDSSPVLVLAVIAAAGSFTHIRDTANEHGQHGWMAWAVAVCIDLTCVMAARERQRDKRVGRITPRLSWPTCVLIGGVLLSLAANLAQAEPVVWGWVMAATPAAAFLVAVSMLERRAAHGSSVLVEPQERHTADGLGAEPSSAVAEHLSAGDQPAASPAPVGPASDLQRPEIPAHTPTGASSAPAAAGSGTSGSGGTPGPSPALVNYARQIAEAHRAQHGKPITRDQLRTRLKIGTDLASTLLREVRTEPA; translated from the coding sequence ATGTCTCGGGTGCGTCGCCTGCCCGGCCTGCTCATCGATTCCAGCCCGGTGCTGGTGTTGGCCGTTATCGCGGCGGCTGGCTCGTTCACCCATATCCGCGACACCGCGAATGAACACGGCCAGCACGGATGGATGGCCTGGGCCGTGGCGGTGTGCATCGACCTGACTTGCGTCATGGCGGCTCGGGAACGTCAGCGAGACAAGCGCGTCGGCCGGATCACGCCCCGGCTGTCGTGGCCGACGTGCGTACTGATCGGCGGGGTTCTGTTGTCGCTTGCAGCGAACCTGGCGCAAGCCGAACCGGTCGTGTGGGGCTGGGTAATGGCTGCGACTCCCGCTGCGGCGTTCCTGGTCGCGGTCTCCATGCTGGAGCGCCGTGCCGCTCACGGATCGTCTGTCCTAGTGGAACCGCAGGAACGGCACACTGCCGATGGCCTGGGGGCCGAGCCCTCGTCCGCCGTCGCCGAACACCTCTCGGCGGGGGATCAGCCTGCTGCCTCCCCGGCCCCGGTCGGTCCTGCCTCCGACTTGCAGCGACCTGAAATCCCTGCTCACACGCCTACTGGTGCGTCCTCGGCTCCGGCCGCTGCCGGTTCCGGTACATCCGGTAGCGGCGGTACGCCGGGTCCGTCTCCGGCGCTGGTGAACTACGCGCGCCAGATCGCCGAAGCTCACCGCGCCCAGCATGGCAAACCGATCACTCGCGACCAGCTTCGTACCCGGCTCAAAATCGGCACCGACCTGGCTTCCACCCTGCTGCGAGAGGTCCGCACCGAACCTGCTTAA
- a CDS encoding DUF3307 domain-containing protein: MFHADATAFAAAFAVLYAVHEVGDHWIQTDYQAITKGRPDWAGRLACAGHVVVLALVKASMVGLVAVVLALPLKPCAVIMSLAVDAVSHYWADRRRTLAALAERLGKGNFARLGDGLVAPAGTGAYALDQSWHVGWLLVAALGCCVGAAP; encoded by the coding sequence ATGTTCCACGCTGACGCAACCGCATTCGCTGCGGCCTTCGCCGTGCTGTATGCCGTGCATGAGGTCGGTGACCATTGGATCCAGACTGACTATCAGGCGATCACCAAGGGGCGGCCGGACTGGGCTGGACGGTTGGCCTGTGCTGGGCACGTCGTCGTGCTCGCTTTGGTCAAGGCGAGCATGGTGGGTTTGGTCGCCGTGGTGCTGGCCCTGCCCCTCAAGCCCTGCGCCGTAATCATGTCCTTGGCCGTGGACGCTGTCTCGCACTACTGGGCCGACCGGCGTCGCACGCTCGCCGCGTTGGCGGAACGCCTCGGCAAAGGCAACTTTGCCCGGCTCGGTGACGGCCTAGTCGCGCCCGCGGGGACCGGCGCCTACGCACTGGATCAGTCCTGGCACGTCGGCTGGCTCCTGGTAGCAGCGCTGGGCTGCTGTGTGGGGGCCGCACCGTGA